The following are encoded together in the Penicillium digitatum chromosome 3, complete sequence genome:
- a CDS encoding Small nucleolar ribonucleoprotein complex subunit, putative: protein MSKAIVKTTFEASRTLRPIYTGGSTALDASGRILLSCVGEDALIVDLETGNQLTSLEGDGEIVTGLAITPSASHAIVCSRSMSMRIYGLSTFDEASQTIEAKLLRTLKPHTAPVVTIAVDPTGTLLATGGADGSIKVWDIRGGFVTHTFHGHGGVVSALCFFEVPAADSNAKSSKKNQSKQQAAEDDDEDTESSARTVSTAGFRLASGSEDGKMRVWDLHKRKSIASLESHVSLVRSLSFSSSENALVSASRDKTVIVWDARTWKTRRIIPVLESVEAAAFIADSGLCVIGGENGKLRVWDCNRGSEITEEQEAGEEFESVVAIQYTPGLPFVLTVHADQTLRLHSLESLSDYKPGSTLEPLAIIRRISGNDDEIIDLAYIGPDRSMLALATNTESIRVVSVAPSEDRPSTQGEEYFGADVTHLEGHDDIIICIDADWSGHWLATGAKDNTARLWRIDPKTSSYTCFAIFTGHAESLGAIALPRVPPPVGSAAYNDPLNHPPAFLITGSQDRTIKRWDTSKLAPLTGEKPHYPKAIYTRKAHEKDINAIDVDSTSELFASASQDRTVKIWAADEGSSVGVLRGHKRGVWSVRFAPQGTPIINSDSRTSTSRGLAVTGSGDKTVKLWSLSDYSCLLTFEGHTNSVLKVLWLPPPQVSNNQTDDEEDDEEAASARKNVIQDRPLIASAAADGLVKIWSPYTGELETTLDNHIDRVWALASPTPSGSRADVKPTSSKLNTTPYAIASGSADATVTFWTDTTSSTYTAAVNASSARVEQDQELQNYIRAGAYREAITLALQLNHPGRLLSLFTSAINAADDPTAPAEDRERAAASLSGNPSIDEVLQNLDPANLRTLLLRLRDWNTNARTSRVSQRILHALFRSYPASTFVELATQSVRGKDGRAAAGLKDILQALAAYTERHYKRVEELVDDSYLVEWVLGEMDGGVGLGGLRDLTVGNVSDEEQHEKDVIMLEA, encoded by the exons ATGTCGAAAGCTATTGTCAAAACAACTTTCGAGGCGTCCCGCACGCTCCGCCCCATTTACACCGGAGGTAGCACGGCGCTTGATGCCAGTGGGCGCATCCTGCTGAGCTGCGTGGGCGAGGATGCCTTGATCGTTGATTTGGAGACTGGTAACCAGCTTACTAGCCTGGAGGGG GATGGAGAAATTGTCACAGGTCTGGCTA TTACGCCTTCCGCCTCACACGCCATTGTCTGCTCGCGCTCGATGTCCATGCGAATCTACGGCCTCTCAACTTTCGACGAAGCTTCTCAGACCATTGAAGCAAAACTTCTCCGAACCCTTAAGCCCCACACAGCTCCCGTTGTGACCATTGCTGTTGACCCTACTGGAACACTGCTTGCCACTGGCGGTGCCGATGGTTCAATCAAGGTCTGGGATATCAGAGGCGGATTTGTCACTCACACTTTCCATGGTCATGGTGGTGTCGTTTCTGCACTTTGCTTTTTCGAGGTTCCTGCTGCCGACAGCAATGCCAAGTCATCTAAGAAGAACCAGTCTAAGCAACAGGCTgcggaggatgacgatgaggatACGGAGAGCTCTGCCCGTACGGTTTCCACCGCAGGATTCCGCCTAGCATCTGGCAGTGAAGATGGCAAAATGCGCGTATGGGATCTGCACAAGAGAAAGTCCATTGCATCGCTCGAGTCACATGTTTCCCTTGTCCGCAGTCTGTCTTTTTCCTCGTCAGAGAACGCATTGGTCTCGGCCAGTCGAGACAAAACCGTCATCGTCTGGGATGCGCGTACTTGGAAGACTCGCAGAATCATACCTGTTTTGGAGAGTGTGGAAGCCGCGGCTTTTATTGCAGATAGTGGACTGTGCGTAATCGGTGGAGAAAATGGCAAGCTCCGAGTTTGGGACTGCAATCGTGGAAGCGAGATCACAGAGGAACAAGAGGCTGGAGAAGAGTTTGAAAGTGTTGTAGCTATCCAGTATACGCCTGGTCTGCCTTTCGTCCTCACCGTCCATGCGGATCAGACTCTCCGCCTCCACTCGCTCGAGTCGCTGTCTGATTATAAGCCTGGGTCAACTTTGGAGCCTTTGGCCATCATCCGCCGCATTTCCGGCAATGACGACGAGATCATTGATCTGGCTTACATTGGGCCTGATAGATCGATGCTTGCATTGGCCACCAACACAGAGAGTATTCGTGTGGTTTCGGTTGCTCCCTCGGAAGATCGACCCTCAACTCAGGGAGAGGAGTACTTTGGTGCTGATGTCACACATCTTGAAGGCCACGACGATATTATCATTTGCATTGATGCAGATTGGTCGGGACACTGGTTAGCAACTGGTGCTAAAGACAACACAGCCCGTCTTTGGCGTATTGACCCAAAGACGTCCTCTTACACCTGCTTTGCTATTTTCACTGGCCATGCCGAGTCATTGGGAGCAATCGCCCTTCCGCGCGTGCCACCGCCCGTTGGTAGTGCCGCATATAACGACCCTTTGAACCACCCGCCAGCCTTTTTAATAACTGGTTCGCAAGATCGCACAATCAAGCGATGGGACACAAGCAAGTTGGCGCCCCTGACAGGAGAAAAGCCACACTATCCTAAGGCTATCTATACCCGCAAGGCTCACGAAAAAGATATCAATGCCATTGATGTTGATTCTACATCTGAATTATTTGCCTCAGCATCACAAGATCGCACTGTGAAGATCTGGGCCGCCGACGAAGGCTCGTCAGTAGGTGTCCTCCGTGGCCACAAGCGAGGTGTTTGGTCGGTGCGATTCGCGCCACAAGGCACACCGATTATCAACTCTGATTCACGTACCAGCACGAGCCGTGGTCTAGCAGTCACAGGCTCTGGTGACAAGACCGTCAAACTGTGGAGTCTATCTGACTACAGCTGTCTCTTGACTTTCGAGGGCCACACCAATAGTGTTCTCAAAGTTCTCTGGCTCCCGCCTCCGCAGGTCTCGAACAATCAAACtgacgacgaggaggatgacgaggaggCCGCATCAGCACGCAAAAACGTCATCCAGGACCGTCCCCTCATCGCCTCCGCTGCCGCAGACGGTCTGGTCAAGATCTGGTCCCCCTACACAGGCGAGCTCGAAACCACCCTGGACAACCACATCGACCGAGTCTGGGCTCTTGCCAGCCCAACCCCATCCGGCTCACGTGCAGACGTGAAACCAACCTCCTCCAAGCTCAACACCACTCCCTACGCCATTGCCTCTGGTTCTGCCGACGCAACAGTGACCTTCTGGACCGATACGACATCATCCACCTACACAGCCGCGGTCAACGCCAGCTCTGCTCGCGTCGAACAGGACCAAGAGCTGCAGAACTACATCCGCGCCGGTGCCTACCGTGAAGCCATCACTCTAGCATTGCAACTCAACCACCCGGGTAGACTGCTCTCGCTCTTCACCTCCGCCATCAATGCCGCAGACGACCCAACAGCTCCGGCCGAGGACCGTGAGCGTGCTGCAGCCAGTCTGTCCGGTAATCCGTCCATTGACGAAGTCCTGCAGAACTTGGACCCTGCTAATCTTCGTACGCTCCTGCTCCGTCTCCGGGACTGGAACACTAATGCGCGCACCTCGCGCGTCTCACAGCGCATCCTGCATGCTCTGTTCCGCTCTTATCCCGCGTCTACTTTCGTGGAGCTTGCGACTCAGTCCGTCCGCGGAAAGGATGGTCGTGCCGCGGCTGGTCTGAAGGACATTCTCCAGGCACTAGCTGCATACACTGAGAGACATTACAAGCGCGTTGAGGAGTTAGTCGATGACAGCTACCTGGTTGAGTGGGTTCTCGGTGAGATGGATGGTGGTGTTGGACTTGGTGGACTGCGGGATTTGACTGTGGGCAATGTCA